The Narcine bancroftii isolate sNarBan1 chromosome 11, sNarBan1.hap1, whole genome shotgun sequence genome has a window encoding:
- the lrrc10 gene encoding leucine-rich repeat-containing protein 10: MGNALKSVVAFFPSSWCQRYLLGDGVDELPPDKTMDLSGKHLRTFPLQVCAFTELVKLYLSNNNLRSLPPELHLLGCLQVLALDFNRFKELPQAVCRLRQLSALYLGNNDLSDLPAELSSLTELKTLWMEGNCFEQIPRVVSELKHLRVLHAGCNQLTELPRELWRLGELQNIWLAGNSFSEFPKVLLQIDSLEIIDVDRNSIRTFPSLERMKHLKLVIYDRNPCKSGPRVGEEVRRVGKWADYRPEAAAGLQEEAREELEGNEDVETTGVSEDPASVRE; encoded by the coding sequence ATGGGAAACGCTCTCAAGTCGGTGGTGGCTTTCTTCCCGTCCAGCTGGTGCCAGCGCTACCTGCTCGGGGATGGGGTGGACGAGCTGCCGCCGGATAAGACGATGGACCTGAGTGGGAAGCACCTGAGGACATTTCCCCTGCAGGTCTGCGCTTTCACCGAACTTGTCAAACTGTACCTGAGCAACAACAATCTGCGGAGCCTTCCTCCCGAGCTTCACCTGCTCGGCTGCCTGCAGGTTTTAGCCTTGGATTTCAATCGCTTCAAGGAGCTGCCCCAGGCGGTGTGCCGCCTCCGCCAGCTCTCCGCGCTGTACCTGGGCAACAATGACCTGAGCGACCTGCCGGCCGAGCTGAGCTCGCTGACCGAGCTGAAAACGCTGTGGATGGAGGGCAACTGTTTCGAGCAGATCCCCAGGGTGGTCTCGGAACTGAAGCACCTGAGGGTCCTGCACGCAGGCTGCAACCAACTGACCGAACTGCCCAGGGAGCTGTGGCGCCTGGGCGAACTGCAAAACATCTGGCTGGCGGGCAACTCGTTCAGCGAGTTCCCCAAGGTCCTCCTGCAGATCGACAGCCTGGAGATCATCGACGTGGACCGGAACTCGATCAGGACCTTCCCCAGCTTGGAGCGCATGAAGCACCTGAAGCTGGTGATCTACGACCGCAATCCCTGCAAGAGCGGGCCCAGGGTGGGCGAGGAGGTGCGGAGGGTGGGGAAGTGGGCCGATTATCGCCCTGAAGCGGCCGCCGGCTTGCAGGAGGAAGCGAGGGAAGAGCTGGAAGGAAACGAGGACGTCGAGACCACCGGGGTCAGTGAGGATCCTGCCTCGGTGCGAGAGTGA